The window ggcaccagccctggctctcACACCCAGCATGggagtggcagagctgcaggaccCAAGAGAGGACACGGAGGatctgtgtgctgctgtgatgtccATGCTTGTGGCACCGCTACCTGCAGATCTCCAGGGCTGCCCTTGCCTTACCTGTGTCTGCTCAGACACCCATGGCTCTCTCTCCAAGGACATTACTTTGTTTGGTTTAGTCATTTTTCACAGGGGTCGACTCTTGAGGATTCGGGGCTTTGGCAGGCTGGAAAAGCCAAGTTGAGGGGAATGTGAACTGGCTGGGACGGGTGAGCTCACAGCTCTTCTCCTCTGTGGGAAGAACAGACACCCTCAGGCACGGCCATAGGCAGCCAGCACCCACCTGCCACCAAGCATGTCCACACCACTGAGACACCCAGGGATGTGCCCATGGTCCCAAGCAGGAGAGTTCCCATGGACGTGTCCCCCTTCCCTTACAACCACCAAGGTCCTGGCTGAAGAATCTGGTGGTGGCATCACTGGTGGTCACCTGTGGTGCCAACCATCCCTGGCACATACCAGGACACTTCTTTCCCCACCACCCTTCCCAGCACCCCTCAGACAGCGGTCAGGGCTGCCACACACCTAGGCTGGGACTTGTTGTCCTTCTCCTCTGACTTGACGTGGCAGTGGTAGGTGGAGGCCTTGCTGTAGCTGATGGAGTGCTTGGTGGATTTCCTCCACTTCCTTGCCCTCCGGACGACTCGCTTGAAGATGAGGTAGAAGATCTCACAGACAGTGAGGACAATGCAGATGGAGGAGGCTCCAACCATAAAATAGGTGAAAACCCTTTTCTCGGTTGGTCGAGCGATGTAGCAGTCCACGGTGTTGGGACAGGGATCCACATTGGAGCACTTGACCAGCCGTGGCAAATCGAAGCTGTCCCACATCTTGTGGAGGAGGTAGAGGAACAGGATCTCTACAACAAGCTTAAAGAAGAGGCTGAACAGGTAGGTCCACCACAGCCCGCCATGCTTCTTGCCCGTGTTGCTGTAGAGCTTGGGGCAATTCTCTCCATTCTTCTCCCGGTTCTTCCTCTCGCGGTCCTCCCGGTAGGCCACGTGCATGATGACCAGGAGGGAAGGACAAGTGACAAAGATGAGTTGCAGGGCCCAGAGGCGGATGTGGGAGATGGGGAAGAAATGGTCATAACACACGTTGGTGCAGCCCGGCTGCCGCGTGTTGCAATCAAAGTCCTTCTGCTCGTCGCCCCAGACCTTCTCGGCTGCCACCACATAGACCAGCACACGGAAGACAAAGACCACAGAGAGCCAGATGCGGCTGAAGGCTGTGGAGTACTTGTTGACCCCGCTGAGCAGTGCCTGCAGTGTTTTCCAATCCATGGTAGCCAAGGGAGACCAGAGTCACCCGACCTGGAGAGGCAGAAGGAGCAGTGGGTGAGGAGCGATGGGAGACACCGCTGGGGCCACACATCTCTCGCTGCACTAAATCTCATGGACCTCTGAACCTTCTCCCCCACCACCTTACACTTATCTAGGATGGTGGCTCTTCACCCTTGCAGACAGTAAAGCTGATCCTCACACACTGCTGGTGACAGAGGTGACTCAATCTCTCTGCATGTCTTTCTGATGGAGCCTTTGCTGTAAGGGATGAGCCACCCTGGCAAGTCCTTGCCACCAACTCCATGCCTGATTGTGCGTGCTGGTGCAAACTGGCAGCATGATCTGCTGGAGCAGGCCAGGATCAACAGCCAAAAGGGAaatggctgctcctgcagcactggggtgCTGGGACATGCCAGGAACCTGTTTTCTGTCTCACAGGTGCTACCTGAGGCAGCCAAACACAGGTGACAGTGGGACTGCAGAAAGTGAGAGTCCATGTGTGTCACAGTCTGTGTGTGTCACCAGCATGTCACCCTGGccagtgctctgctcctgctccggCAGCAATGCCAGAGGTCCCGATGGCCAAACCGGCTCTGCAGCTCCACCTGGGCTGCCCTGTGTGAGGAGGGTGACACACTAAGCCTGACCCAGGGCTTTGCTGCACCTGGATTTACAAACCCAGGTAGTTTTTACAGCCTCTGGGCTGTGAAGATGTCTGCCCTGACAAAGGGATTCACAGAATGCTGGGTCGCTCCCACTTTTAAGGAATTGCCGCTGTCTGTtgcccacccagtgccttctGAGACGTACCTGGAGGAGTTCCTTGCCCGCTCAccgggggctgtggggtgggaaGTGTCCAGCACAGGGCATAGCCAGGACACGATGGCAAACTGATGATCAGGGTCCTCTCATCCAGGGCACTGCagtgtcccagggctgtggggacagaatAGAACCTGGACCAGTGGCCGGAGCCCATGGAGCAGTCTGGGAGTCTGTCCTTGTCCAGGGCCACCGAAGAGCAAGTCCCGAACCTGTGGCTGTGCTCCCACACTTCTGGCCCAGGGACACACCGGGAAGTGTGGCTGAGCTGAGTAGCCCCAGGCTGGGATCCTTGACAGTGGGTGCTGAGTGCTAGGGCTGTGCCTCTGCCCATGCCCACACACCTTCACTCACCACCCCACCTGAAATCAGATCTCCCTCCCTGGCAAACCCTTGGCTGGGAGTCGGGTGTGGGGAGCAATCACTGCATTCCCACCCAACCCTTGGATTTAAAactgggagaggggagctgcTGTTTTGTCCCCAAAAGCTGGTGCTGATGGAACCTGGAGCCTCTGCATACCCCCAGAGCCTGTGCCCCCCTGCCAGCATGCCAATTCACACGTGACCCCAAGAGATCAACCCGGCACCCACCTGCCCATAACCCACCTGCCCAGCACCCGTGTGCCCAGTTCAACCCAGCGCTGGCTCCGGTCATGGACCCGCAGTGGAGCAGGAAGGGGACGCAATCTCTGCGCCAAGCTCTGTGCCAATCCCCGTGGCAGGGGGCGTGTGAAGCACTGTGTGAGCCCCACAGGCCCCCCAGTGCTGGATGGCAgccaagcagagcagagcagtgctcAGGTGTGCTCAGCTGTGCCGACAGTGCTGGTCTGCctcctgcagagcctggcaccCTTGCCAGCCCCTGGGATGCCTACCCGCTGTGTCATGGTTGGGTCCTGCCCTGTGTGGGCGCAGGGCGTTGGAGCCGACAGCGCCCACCTCCCACTTGGGGTACAAACTCAGCGGAACCACTTTTCTTCAGGGGTCTCTGCCTCTTTTGGGAGTGGGACAGAGGTGCAAGGCCTGGGGTGGTCGTTGGTGCTCCTCGGGCTGGCACACCATGCCATCCCCCTCCATCACCCCATGGGATGGGGACCCCAGCATGGCCTGTGAGGTCCCAATGTAGCACTGGGTGATTCTGGGATCCCCACCTCTGACCCCACAGTGACAGCAGCCCCAGGTCCCACCTACACCTTGTTATACTTTAACACAGCTCCCACCTGCACCCCGTTACACTGCGGGGCAGTTCCCCCTCAACCCCGGCAGCCCCAGGGTACCCTGTGCCCGGGAGTACCTGTCCAGGTGGGAAAGCCAGAGGAAGGTGTCCGGATCTGGGCGCCTCTCCGAGCGAGGaagctccttcccagctgcagccctcCTGCACACGCAGAGTTTGTCTGAGCATgtgaggggaggggaagggtgGTTGGTTTGGTTCCCAGTAACTGGGTGAGTCTGGCAAACAGCTCCCGG is drawn from Poecile atricapillus isolate bPoeAtr1 chromosome 24, bPoeAtr1.hap1, whole genome shotgun sequence and contains these coding sequences:
- the LOC131587916 gene encoding gap junction beta-3 protein-like translates to MDWKTLQALLSGVNKYSTAFSRIWLSVVFVFRVLVYVVAAEKVWGDEQKDFDCNTRQPGCTNVCYDHFFPISHIRLWALQLIFVTCPSLLVIMHVAYREDRERKNREKNGENCPKLYSNTGKKHGGLWWTYLFSLFFKLVVEILFLYLLHKMWDSFDLPRLVKCSNVDPCPNTVDCYIARPTEKRVFTYFMVGASSICIVLTVCEIFYLIFKRVVRRARKWRKSTKHSISYSKASTYHCHVKSEEKDNKSQPRGEEL